The Camelina sativa cultivar DH55 chromosome 16, Cs, whole genome shotgun sequence sequence CTTTTGTGACTCTAGGCACCTAATTTCCTTGGTCCATTTTTTTCCACACAAAAATATTAACCAAATTACAATCTACTTACTATTTCTGGTCTCCCCTTGGCAATACCTAAACTACCCTCTTTGGCTCATATAGTTCATTGTACAAGCTTCACTCTTGGATGAAACATTCTGAGTGGTGAGAGAGGCATATGAAGCTTGGCGGCCGAAGGAGGATCGGTGAATGTATTCCAGGCGAGAATCAGAGGGTCCCACTCGAGACAAGATTTACCTCCCTAAAAAGCACAAGTGGAAAAAGCATAGGATAAATTTAGTACATGAAGTTGGGTTTCAAGAAGGATATTTGAGAATGTGCTTTGTGAGGCATCATCAGTAGAAGCAAGCAAGCCGGTcaaatatattcttctttttttttcttttgccttttctttggtcactataaaacaaatctcaGCTTCCTCTCTTGGCCTACACtcacaaaacaaacactctcttcttcatttcATATTTTGAGTTAACGGacttaaaagagaagaagctatGGTGAAGTTTACAAAGCAATTCGAGGGGCAGCTCGTTCCGGAATGGAAAGACGCCTTCGTCGATTACTCCCAGCTGAAGAAAGACCTCAAGAAAATCCATATGTTAAACAGTAGAGTTGAGAAGAAGCACACTGAAACTTCACTCATTAAAACCATTAAGTCCTCTTTAGGAAAGCTTTCTCTTTTCGGTAACAAGGAGCGAGAACGATCTAGTACCATCCAAGTACTAATACTAAccttttgtgacttttattgatcaAACCTTAATAGGTTCGTTGTGTTATAATGACTTTGATGCTTTCTGAAATAGGTTCATAAGAAGCTTGCTTCTTCTGGAAGTAACAATGACGTGTATGAGACGGAACTTCTCGAGAAGATTGCTGATGATACTGATGCTGCAAAAGAGTTCTTCGCGTGTCTAGACACCCAGCTTAACAAAGTGAATCAGTTCtacaaaacaaaggagaaagaGTTCTTGGAAAGAGGAGAGTGTCTGAAGAAGCAAATGGAGATACTCATTGAGCTCAAAGAAGCTTTCAAACAAAAGCACGCCAATGGAGAGTCTACTCAAGAATCAAGAGAAGACGATTCCATATCATGCACCATCTCTTGCGGTAAATAagaagatattattttaaaagaccTGCATTATTTAATAAAGTAGAcctttaaacacacaaaaagaaaaagctctttttatgttatttaatcTCAAAAATCACTGGTTAAAttaatttgctctgttttggaTACAGAGGGAGACTCTGTTAGGAACAGAACGGAGCAAATGCAAGTTGAGGGATCTTGCTTAGAGGAATTGGAGAATAATGGAGCAGAAGCATTGGAGTCTCCAAGATCAGAAGAACCGATCAAAATCAACAACGAGGACTCGAAGCTGACAACGGGTTCTGGTCGAGTATTCAGCTGTCAAGGGAAGAATGTCAAGATAAAGATTCCATTGACCAATCCTTCTCGTACATTCTCAGCCATCAGTTACTTGATAAACCACTCCTCATCGAAAAAATACAGTCCAGATGGAGGAAATAAGCTGCAAATCAGCAAGAAAAAACTAAGCCACGCTGAGAAGATGATAAAAGGAGCTTTGACAGAACTCTTCAAAGGGTTAAACTATCTCAAAACTTACAGAAACTTGAACATGTTAGCCTTCATGAACATTCTCAAAAAGTTCGATAAGGTAACCCTCAAATCAATATATGattctttcaatttttgtttttttattttattttagttgagACCAATCCTCTTATGTTTTAGGTAACTGGAAAACAAGTCCTTCCAATCTATCTCAAAGTTGTGGAAAGTTCTTATTTCAACAGTTCAGACAAGGtaactaagaaaaaaatctacTGTCTCCTTTGTTGTAAAAGTTTGCTTAAGCGGAAAATCGAAACCTACACTATTGTCTTGTcactttattattttggttttgtaataatatgaagaaaaaaaaaagttaaccaaCATAGCTTGTCATAATCTTGGGACATAACAGGTGATAAATCTATCTGACGAAGTTGAGGGATGGTTCATCAAGCACTTCGCTGGAGAAAATCGTAGAAAGGCGATGAAATATCTGAAACCGCACCACCGTAAAGAGTCTCACTCTGTCACCTTCTTCATTGGtgagatttgttttttactttttttgctttttactgtttaaaaatatttacctgTTTATATGTTGTGACATTATTATTTTGCACTTGCTAAACACAAAATCTTTTTCagactaacaaaataaaaaatgcctTTGGACCCATACACATTAGGATTCCACAATGTAACCTTTTAATCTTTGAGTTCTCGGTGGACAACTAAGAGCGTCATGTTGTGTTATACTCTCTGTTGCATATCATTATCTTGTCTGCTAAAGAATCTTTTGGagattataataaaatctatCTTTGTTGGATCTCTATATTCAGGTCTTTTCACTGGTTGCTTTGTTGCGCTTCTTGCTGGCTACATCATTGTGGCTCATCTAACTGGAATGTATAGACAACACTCTGAGAACACTTTCTACATGGAAACTGCATATCCTGTGCTTAGGCGAGTGATCTAATTAAAAGCTTATAAAACCTTATTATGGattaatagaagaaataatTTAGCCAATGGAAGCTAATGCTAGTTAATCTTCGTTTCATGTGTTTCTACAGCATGTTTGGGCTCTTGTTTCTACACTTGTTCTTATACGGCtgcaacatatttttttggcgAAAAGCGAGGATAAACTATAGTTTCATCTTCGAACTTGGGTCCCAAAATGAGCTCAAGTACAGAGATGTTTTCTTGATATGTACCGCTTCAATGTCTGCCATAGCTGGTGTCATGTTTGTTCATCTATCACTTCTTGCCAAAGGTTACTCCTTTAGACAAGTACAAGTGATCCCTGGCCTTCTTTTACTGGTAATTAACAACCACTAGTCACTCACTCTTCATcatatgtgttttctttttctttaatttgtaaccTAAATctgtttactattttttttgcaGGCCTTCTTGTTAATACTGATTTGTCCCTTGAACATTTTCTATAAATCAAGCCGTTACCGGCTTATATCAGTCATTAGAAACATAGTTTTTTCGCCCCTTTACAAAGTCGTGATGCTCGATTTCTTCATGGCTGATCAGCTTTGTAGCCAGGTAATATACCTTGAATCACATTTCAATAGACTGAAACAGAGTTGAGAAAAATATAGTCTTTACCATAAACCTGAATCAAAATCTGATCTTTGAACATCGATTTAATCTTATCTTGCAGGTACCGATGTTAAGGAACCTAGAATACTTCGCCTGCTACTATATAACTGGTAGCTACGCAACACAGGACTATGGGTACTGTATGAGAGTCAAATACTACAGAGATCTCGCCTATGCAGTTTCCTTCCTACCATACTACTGGAGAGCAATGCAGGTATACAATAAACATCATTCCTTCTTCCAcaagtttctgtttcttctttcccAAGTTAGAAGAAAATACTTACAGAAAGTATTCTGAAACACAGTGTGCAAGAAGGTGGTTTGATGAAGGTGAAACGAGCCACCTAGTGAACCTAGGGAAGTACGTGTCAGCGATGTTAGCCGCTGGAACCAAAGTGGCTTACGAGAAGGAAAGGAGCATCGGTTGGCTCTGCCTTGTGGTGGCTATGTCAAGTGTAGCTACAGTTTACCAATTGTATTGGGACTATGTAAAAGATTGGGGTTTACTTCAACACAATTCCAACAACCCTTGGCTTAGGAACCAACTCATGCTTCGCCAAAAATCCATTTACTACTTCTCTATGGTACAAATCCAAATCTTTTTATCACCAAATACACACATAAATCTCaacaaaagatttgaaaatGGAACTTGTTCTCATACTTAAGCTCCGCCATTGTCTCTGATTCTTTTGTAGGTTCTAAATCTTGTTCTGAGGTTGGCATGGTTACAAACAGTTTTGCACTCAAGTTTTGAGCATGTAGATTACCGAGTAACAGGATTGTTCTTGGCTGCTCTTGAAGTCATTAGGAGAGGACAATGGAACTTTTACCGGTAAAAATTAATCTCCATATTTAAGGATCTTTTTTTGGAATCAGATtcaggatatatatatagtgatgcTTGTGtggacaaaaaacaaaacatatgcaGATTGGAGAATGAGCATCTAAATAATGCAGGCAAGTTTAGAGCTGTAAAGACAGTGCCACTTCCTTTTAGAGAAGTCGACGAAGAAGACTGACCTCTGATCTGATCTGATCGGATCGATCATCATTGTTAACTTTGTCAGAACAATATGAGAAGAAGGGGAAGAGAAGGATTTGTTCTTTCTTGATCAACCATATTTTGTGATCAACGATCAAGACTCTTCAAACTacccttattattattattcttgtcCAAAAATTATTGTAACTAAAGAATCTCCCCCCCTTTGTTTTCTCATTGTGCATCCCCATGTAATtgtagaaaaaagaaaaaaaaaaaaaaaaaaaaaaaaaaaaaaaaaaNTAAAGAGTTCTATCTTaatttcttaaccaaaaaaaaaacatgctaCAATGATAGtccattttattaatttgagtCATTGGTAGACATGATAATAGacaatatattgaaaaaaaaaaactcaactaaataaaaaaaatcgtaTACATCAATTTTTTTCACAGCAATGTATCTGATTTCTACTTGGATTTACTAATTTACCAAATAGACTTCAAAATTATTTGGAGAATTAGTTCATCTACAAAAATTTTGAGCtataagaaatttttattattattatacacgTGACTGTATCTGAGACGTTGAAATCAACGGTAGAGATGTTTCCGTGGTAAAGCTACCATTTTTACTAGGTTAAGTTGGGATCAACAGAACAGAGTCAGAACTCAGAACAGAACAGACGGAGAACATGGCGAATACTACCGCCCGTTTGTCACCGGTTTTGGCTCCAATCTATTCTCCGGTAAGTGGTAACACAAAGCCAATCAGTGTACGGTTCTCAGCTTCTTTCTACAAGCCGTCTCTTCCGTTGTTCAAGCAGCAAAACCCTATATCGACGACTCTACACAGGTCCCAAAGCtttaattctcttcttctccatcccgTTTCCTCTAATGGGTCTGATCTCATTTTCTATTCCCTTCTCGTAATCCTCTGAAATTCGAATCCTTTTGCTGTTTCTACAGAGCTGCTCGTGTGATAGAGGTGGTAGCAGCACCCAAGCAAAGGAATCGATCATTCTCTGTTTTTGGGTCTCTTACTGATGATTCTAAGTTAAACCCAGAAGAGGAATCAGAGGATTCCGCAGAGGTATATCAATCAAATTGGGTCTCTTGATGTCGTTTGTGTCTATGTGTCTTTCTCGCTGAAACTTTGGTTCTTCTTGTTGTCGTTATGCAGGGACAGGTTGCTTCTGTAGACACTAAACTACCGAGAAGAAGTTTGCAAGTGGAGTTTACTTGCGATTCATGTGGAGAAAGAACTAAGCGGCTTATCAATCGACATGCTTATGAACGTGGCCTTGTGTTTGTTCAGGTGTGTCTCTGATTCTGCTTCCCAATTTGTGCACACCACATGTTTGCTTAATTTTCCAAGAGAGATGCTTTGCTTTGGTTGGTTAATtgcttttattatttcttttttggcaGTGTGCAGGATGTCTTCAGCATCATAAACTGGTTGACAATCTTGGTGCCATTGTTGAGTACGACTTCCGTGAAACCTCCAAGGATTTGGGTACTGATCAAGTTTGATATACGCTACATCGAGTGTTGaatcaactttttttattcatttttctcaGATATATTCGTTTAGGTATGATATAAGAACTAGAAGCTATTTTCGACAAAGAatacaaaagaatatattattttttgaatcaATGTGTTGGTATACATGGGGAAAAATGTAGCTGCTCTGGTTGATACATTTGTGATATCATGAGAGATAAGAAAGTTAGGCTGTCATAGCCAGTAGACAGAGAATTCCCAGTGCAGTATTGACCCACATTCCTACTCTTCCTTTTAGCTGATTCAAGGCATTTCCTCCATTCTGTAAACCAGAATTTAAAGAAGGTTATAATCATATCACAGAAGCATGGCAGTGATAGTTAACCTttaagattgtttttgagtAAGAAATTGTTACCGTGTCTGGCGTTGGTGCTGGAGCTGTGTCTTGGGAATCTGTTACAACTGGAGGAGATGGAGGGCTCGGGGGAGTTGGTGCTGGAGCTGGGGCATGGTGATGCCTTTTGTGTTTGTGCTTTCTCTTGTGCTTGGCAGGAGCCGGTGCTGGGGTTGGTGGTAAACTTATTGGTGTAGGCGCTTGTGCTGGAGGTGATGAAGCTGGTGCTGGTGGTGGTGAAGCTGGTGCTGGAGGTGGAGATGCTGGTGCCGGTGGTGGTGAAGCTGGTGCCGGTGGGGGAGAAGCCGGAGCTGGAGGTGGTGACACAGGTGGTGGTGAGACGGATGGAGCTGAAACGGGTGGGCTTTGGGGTGGCTGTGGTGGCGGAATTGTGGGGCTGCTTACTGGTGCAACTTTTGGAGCCGGTGATGAAATTGGAGTAACTGCTGGCGGTGGCGTAACCGGAGATGCTGGTGGCTTAGTAGCTGGAACGGGTGGAGCAGCGGTGGTTGGAGGCGGAGTAGTGGTAGTTGGAGCCGGAGTAGTAGTGGTTGGAGGCGTAGCAGCTGTGGTTGGAGGAGTAGCAGCGGGTGTTGCAGGCGGAGATGTTGCCGGTGATGCGGCAGGTCCTTGTGCATTGACACtaatgagagagatgagaacAGAAGCTAAAAGAAGAGACCAAATTACTGAATTTGAATTCATTGTGTTGAGATGGAAGTTGCAGGGAACAATTGGCGAAGTTAATGTGCATATAAACAACTGTGGGATGTTGAGATTTCTTAAAGTAAATGAAAAAGTTTGGTGCAACGATGAGTTAGGTGGTTTAAGAAATCAAGTCTTCATCAGAATGCTACGTTACTTCTAATCTCGTGCCATTAATACGTACTTATCATATAACTGTCGCCAATAATAATCagcttttttaataaaacgtgTTAATCATCAACTAAATGGGACCGATGCTTCCCTTGGACCTATAAAATTGGTAAAGAGTCTAGATCACTATCAAGAGAGGTTTGGTTATAAAAACTTTGAAGACAAAACATCATGAGCTCATATAAAAATTGTGCATAACGTTACAATCAATGGGTACAATGAACCAACCTAGTCTTCAGATTTTAACAAATGACAACGTTTCATTGAcacaaaatatacaattttgaaCACATCAGACGCAAAACTTGTACATACAGAAATGAACACCGAGGCATTGGAGGTAGGTAAGCTTCTACAGACAGAAAAAGGGTAAGACTTGATGCATCTTGTTGAGGAGTTTGgaaggatgaagatgatgatgatgttcggTAGGAGCGGGTGGATCTGGGttcttgtctttcttctttctcctcagCTGGAAAAACTGCTGCATTGTCTGAGCACATTCTGATTCGAGGACTCCGCGCCGGATNTATTGTTACCTGATCCAGCTGCCATCTGCTCCGAGAAGCTTATTAGGAGCACCCCACACAAGAGTGTTCACCCTTGCTTGAAGTATTGCTCCCGCACACATTGGGCACGGTTCTAGTGTTACATAGAGCGTTGTATCCTGTTGGAAGAATAAGCAAGTTATACTGTAAATAATTTCACTACCGCATCTATCAATACACATTATCAAACACTGActattttgatcatttttttctaacttCCCCAAAAATTAACCATCAGCACGCCTTAACTAATATCTGTTGTTATGCTCATATACTAGTTCTGCTATTCCAATGTAACAGGAATTAATATATGACCATGAGGTTtcagagtgagagagaagattaCCGCGAGCCTCCATGAACGAAGTACTTTGGAACCCTCTCGAATGCAAATCATTTCTGCATGGGCGGTTGAATCCCGAAGCTCCTCTACTCTGAAACACAAAACTATGGTTTAGGTGAATCCAGCTGGAGAATATAAGAGTGAAAAAAGGTTTAACGAAAACTAAACTTACAGGTTAAAACCCCGAGCAATGATTTTCCCATCATGCACAAGCACAGCCCCAACAGGTACCTCCCATGTATCAGCAGCCTTCTTAGCTTCTACTAACGCTTCCCTCATGAATATCTCATCAACTGTTCGCCTTTCAGCTTCTACTCTATATGCTTCTTCCCACTCCTCAAAACTATCCCTCACGACCTGTTTGTtcctctgaagtttcttttgtgtgGACGAAGAGTCTGTCGGTATGGAACCTGTTTCTTCCTGGGACTTCGCACTCAGAGGTTGTTGTTGTCCCACCTGCTCTCTTAAGCTGCTACTGCCAGATACCATGCTGGGACAGGATTCTGAAGGTTCCTTTACAACAGTAGACCTTAGGCTTTGACCAGGCAATGGCAACGGCTTTTGACCTGCATCCATTTCAGGAACACGAGCCTGGTAGCGTCTTCCTTCTCCCACAGTAACATTTTGATCGCTAGTTACCTTGGTTGGACTAGATTCTGATGGTTCCTTGATAGCAGGAGATCTTATCAGGTTTCGACTAGGTAGTTTCTTTGGCACCCCTGTTGAAGCAGTTTCGGAAAGACGGAACTCAAAGTTTctgccttcttcttcatcaacgcGAACAATTTGATCACCAGATGTGGAAGCCATGAGATTGGATACAGAGCCACCTTCTAATATTGTGGAAGATGGTGACAATACTACACCTTCGTGCCGTCCAGATCGCTGCTTCAGTTTTGTAGTGCCAGCAGATTCAAATTGGCCTCTAGGAGAAGTTTGACCAACCTCCAACTGATGTAGGGAATGAGCTTCTTGAGGCAAAACCCTATCCCCTTTGTTATCATCACTGCTTCCTTCATGCTCACGTCCAGAAAACCATGTTGCACTGCTAACTGACTCATTCGGTGAATTCTTTCCGGCAGGCTTTGCACTCGATTCAGAGCTTCCAGCTCGAGAGCCCCACCGAAGCCGAGCAATATCGGCGATAACATTCCACAAGGACCTACCATTTCTTTTGAAAGCAGCATTTCCGTCGGCTGCATTGCCTTCCGTGGCTCCTGGTTGAGGGGTTCCCTGAGTAGAATCTGTGACCCATAATTCATCTGATGGTCCCTTTGCTCCTGAACCAGATGATCGCCTTGAGTCCCGCCTCTTCAACTGATTGCTTTCAACTCTTTGCTCCCCAGTCTCCGGATATGATACTTCATGCTTGGCCTTTTTCAAAAACTCCCCAACAAACTTCTCTGATGACTGTTCTAACCGATGTGCAGAACCCAGAGCATCTTCGTGTGTTGTAACTCTCATCGGTTCTCCAGCATATTGACTAGTAGCAAGAGCTCCTGCTCTTGAGTATTCAAAAGCTGTGGGATCACCACTTTCTGAAGTTTCATGGGAAATTTCTTGAATTGAAACTCCACCAGTTCCATAACTTTTCCCTGAACCTCTGCTTACCAGCTGAGAAGGAGGAGGAATCAGTGTTGTTTGAGATCCTTTCCTCTCCGCTGAAACCAGAACTACCAGATGCAATTTATTTCCCGAGACCAAAGTCAAAGATGATTGTGAACTTGGGGCCTCTTCAGCTAGCTTTTCCTGAGAACTTGGATCCCATAAGgccatttcatcttcttttgtcGAGTTAGCATGATCAAGCCTAGAGTCTTTCCAAGCACCGCTTTTTTCGACGTTGCTGTCCGACTGCAAAATCGTAGTACTTTCTTGACCAATTAACCTCTTCTCAGATTTTCTCTGAATTTCTGTATACCTTAGAGTATCACTAGTATGAGATATAGAAACAGAAGTTCTGTCAGATTGCGTCCTTTGCAAGGGATTATGTTCAATAAGATCATCTTGCTGCTTCCTTTCTGATTGCAAACCAGAAACCAAGCCAGCATGTACCTCTTGGTTTCTAATCTGTTCTTCGCTTTGCAAGACATATGTATTTCTTATGTCCATGTCATGAACTTTTGAACTTTCAGAAAAGCGTTCAGTAGTCCTTCTCATATCAGCTTGCTTAGATATCCTTTCTTCCACTAGAGGTTGCTGATAATTTGTACCCTCTGGAAAATTTTGGAGCACATTTATACCTTCCTCTTGGGTCTGTCTATTTTTGGCTCTTCTCCGCATTTCAGATACTCTTTCCTCACTGCTATAACGAGCCTCTGATCTTTCCTTCAGTAGCTGCTGAGAACTCTCAATGTTTTCGCTTCCAGAGTCATTACGAATTGAGTGAACTCCGTAGTCCTCTCTTTCACCAAGAAGCTTTTGGGTTTGGGAATTGGTCTCTGCATCGTTGACATGGATCTCATGAATCTCTGTATCTTCTTCATAATTTCCTGTCGATTCAGACGCTCTATTACTAGTTTGACTAAACTTCTTACCTCTTCTCTGGTTCAAAATCACTGCCTGATTTGAATTTTCACGTTCCTCAAAAACCTGCTTACGGTAGCTTGAACCCACTCTGTTGGAGctctcatctttctttctcctcgaaTGCATCTGAGAGGATTCCTTCCTAGATTTTAATTCAACAACTTTCTTTCCTGAACTTCTCACGTTTTCTCGATGAATTGCCCCATCTTCCTCCTGATCTTCAGTATCACTCTCGAACTCCCCAGAAGAAGCAAGGGAATAATACGATGAACAACTCGAACTCTTTGTCCTTATTGGTCgaacttctctttcttcattcctttttttacttttcccaATGGATTCAACACTGACCAATTTATTAGAACCACGCCGAGACTCACTCTCCAGTTGAGAACTTTTCTTTCTACTCCCACAATGTTCACAATCATCTCTTTCATCTAACTTCACATCTTCCTTAATCCCATTTCGCCTACCAAACCCCTCAGGTCTCTCTAACCTTTCCTGCTTGTTTTTCCGAGTAACTCTCCCATCACCATAACTATCTCTAACCTTTCTGACATTTCCCACTTTCTTACTCTCTTCAACTCTACTAACTAAGTTCCACTTCCTCTCCTCATCTATCAACTCCTCACATAAAAACGAAACCATAGCTTCTACATCATCATCTGGACAACTTCTACCATCACAACATTCATTAGATTCTACCAAACCCTTAAGCCTAAAGCTCCGATTTTTACTTCGTCTACCATCACAAGAAGCATAAACCTCACAACCCACAAGTCTATTCCCACAAACAAGCAACCTCCTTTGAAACGAAGGCCACTGGATAAGCGTAGATTGCCTAATCCCATAAAGCACAAATCCAGGGTTTAACGATACCTTAGGCTTAACATATGaacgacaagaagaagaagaagaagaagaagaagaagaagatagtgtTACACAGCAGCAGCAACATCTCCTTGACGAAGTAGATGAAGATTGTAAGAATCGGTAACTTTCAGATCTCTCAGGGAGGAGCAAAGAGCAGTACTCTTGGCGATTTCTACTCCGAATCGGCCATTGGAGTGAGTTGGTGTATGTATTGTTGAACATTGTTGTTGAACAGAAGAGGTACCCCCTCGTTTTAAGCAGCTATTGAAATTTCATTTCGAAATGAAGGAGAccattgttgtgttgtgttgtgtgtggTTGGTTTCTTCGATGAGATTTACATCGGAGATGATGAATATATGAAATTGTTTGTGTGTGGGATTttgcagatgaagaagacgacaagAGCGAGTCTATGTATGATTCTAAATAACCAGTCCGGTTCGACTGAGTTGGTTTAACTGAATTGACCAAGTATAATTAATTTGGAAAACTCTCTCGGGTTCTTATTGGGCCTGTTTCATTTATTGGGCTTTCTCTAACATAAAGATAAGTAAGCGTTATATATAGTAAGaaacattatgtttttttttttaatctaacatTAAGGAATTTCAAACATTACGGATCCCATAATTTTTTTGACCTTTTTTCCTTCAAGGACACACATTTCATTTTCAATActttaaatgaaaaagaaagagagaaattattTCGAAGATGACatccaaacaataatttttttcagcataGCTTATGTTGGTGgcaagacaaatatatatatatatatatatatgtatatatatatcatattttactCTTTATAATAACTATTCGTTTGGTCATAAAGAAACAGTAAAGTATATTGctctatttttcataatttcaaaatatatgaatgaTTCGTTTGATGTGTGAAACCTAATAAAAGAATAGTTTAACATGCACAATTATTATAGGTTAATTAATCTGAAATTCTAAATTCAAtgtaaaattctttctttttagtttttaatatgtaatttattcATCTCAAccttattttcaaatattatacagatattttttaaacatattttataaaatatagaattctCCGGATACCAAACAAAACGATGATTGGTACGTAAAATATCTCGTATACTTTAACGCCGTTTATTGAGCCAATAGGTGATATAATGTTGAAGAGAAACAATGTTTGACTTTTAGTagttatcaaacaaaaataaaataaaaaatgtttgacTGTTAGTTACATAAACTGTAATCTAGCTTAGTGCTAGCTTTCTCcccttttctttaatttatgtattatatattagGGCTCCTTGTATCACtattttattatctatataaGAAATGcctttataaaaaattagattaggacccgcccaTATttagactattaatcatgttttctttgaatgtttTCGCTTGTGTGAAGTTTGAGATTTATCTTCGACTCTGGTCTCGTCAAAgagttttatatatgagtcagtgtaatcaaatttggattttgttttctggaaagATATCTCTCAAAAAGGTGAttctgatcaacttcttcaattacaaT is a genomic window containing:
- the LOC104750716 gene encoding uncharacterized protein LOC104750716, with amino-acid sequence MANTTARLSPVLAPIYSPVSGNTKPISVRFSASFYKPSLPLFKQQNPISTTLHRAARVIEVVAAPKQRNRSFSVFGSLTDDSKLNPEEESEDSAEGQVASVDTKLPRRSLQVEFTCDSCGERTKRLINRHAYERGLVFVQCAGCLQHHKLVDNLGAIVEYDFRETSKDLGTDQV
- the LOC104750715 gene encoding lysine-rich arabinogalactan protein 19-like, with product MNSNSVIWSLLLASVLISLISVNAQGPAASPATSPPATPAATPPTTAATPPTTTTPAPTTTTPPPTTAAPPVPATKPPASPVTPPPAVTPISSPAPKVAPVSSPTIPPPQPPQSPPVSAPSVSPPPVSPPPAPASPPPAPASPPPAPASPPPAPASPPPAPASSPPAQAPTPISLPPTPAPAPAKHKRKHKHKRHHHAPAPAPTPPSPPSPPVVTDSQDTAPAPTPDTNGGNALNQLKGRVGMWVNTALGILCLLAMTA
- the LOC104750714 gene encoding phosphate transporter PHO1 homolog 1-like yields the protein MVKFTKQFEGQLVPEWKDAFVDYSQLKKDLKKIHMLNSRVEKKHTETSLIKTIKSSLGKLSLFGNKERERSSTIQVHKKLASSGSNNDVYETELLEKIADDTDAAKEFFACLDTQLNKVNQFYKTKEKEFLERGECLKKQMEILIELKEAFKQKHANGESTQESREDDSISCTISCEGDSVRNRTEQMQVEGSCLEELENNGAEALESPRSEEPIKINNEDSKLTTGSGRVFSCQGKNVKIKIPLTNPSRTFSAISYLINHSSSKKYSPDGGNKLQISKKKLSHAEKMIKGALTELFKGLNYLKTYRNLNMLAFMNILKKFDKVTGKQVLPIYLKVVESSYFNSSDKVINLSDEVEGWFIKHFAGENRRKAMKYLKPHHRKESHSVTFFIGLFTGCFVALLAGYIIVAHLTGMYRQHSENTFYMETAYPVLSMFGLLFLHLFLYGCNIFFWRKARINYSFIFELGSQNELKYRDVFLICTASMSAIAGVMFVHLSLLAKGYSFRQVQVIPGLLLLAFLLILICPLNIFYKSSRYRLISVIRNIVFSPLYKVVMLDFFMADQLCSQVPMLRNLEYFACYYITGSYATQDYGYCMRVKYYRDLAYAVSFLPYYWRAMQCARRWFDEGETSHLVNLGKYVSAMLAAGTKVAYEKERSIGWLCLVVAMSSVATVYQLYWDYVKDWGLLQHNSNNPWLRNQLMLRQKSIYYFSMVLNLVLRLAWLQTVLHSSFEHVDYRVTGLFLAALEVIRRGQWNFYRLENEHLNNAGKFRAVKTVPLPFREVDEED